A part of Acropora palmata chromosome 8, jaAcrPala1.3, whole genome shotgun sequence genomic DNA contains:
- the LOC141889059 gene encoding uncharacterized protein LOC141889059: MVAGRFKVMFFCSLFFILLLIDCMIARTFQFKHYTFRKKNRLARKYSPLERDCEATKCRGLRGLEVTKCIRKCISQPCYEELYSWNELEEGEIDVRLTSFKGCVVKQLQDQESRTRGIK, translated from the exons ATGGTAGCTGGAAGGTTCAAAGTTATGTTTTTCTGCAGCTTATTCTTCATATTGTTGCTTATTGATTGCATGATAGCAAGGACTTTTCAGTTTAAGCACTATAcgttcagaaaaaaaaatagactg GCTAGGAAGTATTCGCCATTGGAGAGAGATTGTGAAGCCACTAAATGCAGAGGTCTCCGTGGATTGGAAGTCACGAAGTGCATAAGGAAATGTATATCACAGCCATGTTATGAGGAGCTGTATTCTTGGAATGAA CTTGAGGAAGGAGAGATAGATGTGCGACTGACTTCCTTTAAAGGCTGTGTGGTAAAGCAACTCCAGGATCAAGAGAGTAGGACACGTGGCAtaaaatga
- the LOC141889053 gene encoding CCR4-NOT transcription complex subunit 9-like, with product MTPSNSLKQEKSDNGLGIAFEGVVSPCRTTASDTCGTGIHDFLCKETVVHIECELLQKLLIMMHQLGQQRGFPHTHPTQSSALSEMDREKIYTWVLELSSPDTREHALLELSKKREVVPDLAPMLWHSFGTIAALLQEIVNIYPVINPPNLTAHQSNRVCNALALLQCVASHPETRSAFLQAHIPLFLYPFLHTTSKTRPFEYLRLTSLGVVGALVKTDEAEVINFLLTTEIIPLCLRIMESGSELSKTVATFILQKILLDETGLSYICQTYERFSHVAMILGKMVLALAKDQSARLLKHVVRCYLRLSDNARAREALRQCLPDQLKDGTFSNCLKDDASTKRWLSQLMKNLQDPTLADPRGIPLPP from the exons ATGACCCCATCAAACTCGCTGAAGCAAGAAAAGAGTGATAATGGACTGGGAATAGCGTTTGAAGGTGTTGTTTCGCCATGTAGGACAACAGCAAGTGACACTTGTGGAACAGGCATACATGATTTCctttgtaaagaaactgttgTGCATATAGAGTGTGAACTACTACAGAAGTTATTAATCATGATGCATCAGCTTGGACAACAG AGGGGCTTTCCTCACACCCATCCCACGCAGTCTTCAGCCTTGTCAGAAATGGATAGAGAGAAGATTTACACATGGGTGCTCGAACTGTCCAGCCCAGACACAAGAGAACATGCTCTCTTGGAGCTCAG CAAAAAGCGAGAAGTTGTTCCTGACTTGGCTCCCATGCTATGGCATTCTTTTG GAACCATTGCTGCTCTGCTACAGGAAATTGTGAATATTTATCCTGTTATCAACCCTCCGAATCTAACA GCACATCAATCAAACCGTGTCTGTAATGCGTTGGCATTGCTGCAGTGTGTGGCATCACACCCGGAAACAAGATCAGCATTTTTACAAG cacacatccctctttttctctatccttttcttcacacaacaagcaaaacaagaCCATTTGAGTATTTAAGGCTAACAAGTCTGGGAGTTGTTGGTGCTCTTGTCAAG ACTGATGAAGCAGAGGTCATCAATTTCCTCCTCACAACAGAAATTATTCCTCTTTGTTTACGAATTATGGAATCTGGTAGTGAGCTCTCTAAAACA GTGGCTACTTTTATTCTGCAAAAAATACTTCTGGATGAAACAGGCCTGTCCTACATTTGCCAAACATACGAAAGGTTTTCGCATGTTGCCATGATCCTG GGAAAGATGGTACTTGCATTAGCCAAAGATCAGTCAGCAAGACTGTTAAAACATGTTGTAAGATGCTACCTTCGTCTTTCTGACAATGCTAG GGCCCGTGAAGCTTTGCGCCAGTGTCTTCCTGACCAACTAAAGGATGGAACCTTTTCCAACTGTTTGAAGGATGATGCTTCTACCAAACGGTGGCTTAGTCAGTTGATGAAAAATCTGCAAGATCCAACATTGGCAGATCCAAGGGGAATACCTTTGCCACCTTGA
- the LOC141889048 gene encoding uncharacterized protein LOC141889048, translated as MASLKGFLPPPGSTLWRKDRGRLSSESESTSLPTIKHVVIREVWQKENPSPHAVYKIDVMTKSNHWFIFRRYREFDELHKKLVNLYGIPKDMLPPKKFTSNMALSHLEKRKAALEHYLQRLVNSSTYVSSSPELLQFLEVQRHDVMSVTQALAKDLFHKGQDVLAKGESFTLTPTQLYCITRQLQLPEPASPVDDEESANLGNLYDFIYQLQSLCVSNMRIKATAPQEISSHLEFDVSLFKSLKCLIIDACPLGLINNLSKVQPQINNLTTRYCLTSMKELLIDCAAEKRGAPKVKAPVESWRGLTTARLVQNRVVVQPWCQLTHLVLTHNKLAAFDTSLKLLPILQNLDLSYNEFFHLDLQQLCCPSLEYLNLSHNNIHFVTGMPGGLGHLKALVLSHNNLETVTGLDCLTGLIELNITNNQIHTISEISKLRSFSHLKYLSIFGNPIARVKPYRVSVLSLFNGRNLVLDKMPMSSKDRVKVKSYQCKIQAIISHDNVFDEDIENNDMLPAKSHSFSLFGPLESDEDSGIEGASSLRSMVIEPNESEMSDKALLFNWCYYNDGDSLTAENITYVPYQATDEEIRDSLICDHQTLKANTIYENISQCMEGSRDGDQNPESDSNLEVLASGLEQMDTVVHERQPQLNGILPSNHSQYLSESDITQVITDPNLTDNDKTSDDCQPTLNMCIDSTAVEPLSNKITTVCSIESNEDFCTSLLPNRVE; from the coding sequence ATGGCGTCACTAAAAGGCTTTCTTCCACCCCCAGGGAGTACTTTATGGAGGAAAGATCGTGGTCGACTCTCCTCTGAAAGCGAAAGCACTTCGTTGCCAACAATAAAACACGTTGTCATCAGAGAAGTATGGCAGAAGGAGAACCCTTCCCCCCACGCTGTTTACAAAATCGACGTAATGACAAAATCGAACCATTGGTTCATTTTTCGGAGATATCGCGAATTCGATGAGCTTCACAAAAAGCTCGTTAATCTTTACGGCATTCCAAAAGATATGTTGCCGCCCAAGAAGTTTACATCCAATATGGCTTTGAGTCACCTCGAGAAACGCAAGGCAGCATTGGAGCACTACCTTCAGCGACTTGTAAACAGCAGCACGTACGTTTCAAGTTCTCCTGAACTTTTGCAGTTCTTGGAGGTCCAAAGGCATGATGTGATGTCAGTAACACAGGCCTTGGCAAAAGATCTCTTTCATAAGGGTCAAGATGTGTTGGCAAAAGGCGAAAGTTTTACCCTGACGCCAACTCAATTGTATTGCATAACACGCCAGTTACAATTGCCAGAACCAGCAAGTCCAGTGGATGATGAAGAATCCGCAAATCTGGGGAATCTGTATGATTTCATATATCAGTTACAATCTCTTTGTGTTAGCAACATGAGAATCAAGGCAACTGCTCCACAAGAGATCTCTAGCCATCTTGAATTTGATGTGTCATTATTTAAGTCATTAAAGTGTCTCATAATTGATGCCTGTCCCCTGGGATTAATCAATAACCTTTCAAAAGTCCAACCACAGATAAATAATCTGACAACAAGGTATTGCTTGACTTCAATGAAAGAACTTCTCATTGACTGTGCTGCAGAGAAACGTGGTGCACCTAAAGTCAAGGCTCCTGTGGAGTCCTGGAGGGGTCTAACAACAGCTAGGCTTGTGCAGAATAGAGTGGTTGTTCAGCCTTGGTGTCAGCTTACCCATCTTGTTCTAACACACAACAAACTGGCAGCATTTGACACCTCCCTTAAACTTTTGCCAATATTGCAAAACTTGGATTTGAGTTATAATGAGTTTTTTCACTTGGACCTTCAACAGCTATGCTGTCCAAGCCTTGAGTATCTGAATTTATCACACAACAACATCCATTTTGTAACTGGTATGCCTGGGGGACTAGGGCACCTTAAGGCTCTTGTTCTCAGTCATAATAACCTTGAGACAGTCACTGGACTGGACTGCCTGACAGGGCTCATTGAACTTAACATTACAAACAATCAAATTCATACCATCAGTGAAATATCAAAACTACGCTCATTTTCACATTTGAAGTACCTCTCTATCTTTGGGAACCCCATTGCACGAGTGAAACCTTACAGGGTGTCAGTGCTGTCTCTCTTCAATGGAAGAAATCTGGTTCTTGACAAGATGCCTATGTCAAGCAAAGATAGAGTAAAGGTTAAGTCCTATCAATGTAAAATTCAGGCCATTATTAGCCATGATAATGTTTTTGATGAAGACATTGAGAATAACGACATGCTTCCTGCCAAATCTCATAGCTTCAGCTTGTTTGGTCCTTTGGAAAGTGATGAGGATTCTGGAATTGAGGGTGCGTCAAGTCTGAGAAGTATGGTCATAGAACCAAATGAAAGTGAGATGTCAGACAAAGCGCTGCTCTTTAACTGGTGTTACTACAATGATGGAGACTCATTAACAGCTGAAAACATAACCTATGTTCCATATCAGGCAACAGATGAGGAAATAAGGGACAGTCTCATTTGTGATCACCAAACACTGAAAGCAAACACCATTTATGAGAACATCAGTCAGTGCATGGAAGGTAGCCGTGATGGCGACCAAAATCCTGAAAGTGATTCCAATTTGGAAGTCTTGGCATCTGGTTTGGAGCAAATGGATACTGTAGTTCATGAGCGGCAACCTCAGTTAAACGGAATCTTGCCATCAAATCACAGCCAGTATCTTTCAGAGTCTGACATAACCCAGGTCATAACTGATCCTAATTTAACTGACAATGATAAAACAAGTGATGATTGTCAGCCAACTCTGAATATGTGTATTGATAGTACTGCAGTTGAACCACTGTCAAACAAGATAACAACAGTTTGCTCCATTGAAAGTAATGAAGATTTTTGTACTTCACTATTACCAAATCGTGTAGAGTAG